The genomic interval TCGGTGATGCCGGTCACGTCCTGCTCCCAGCCGTACGGTTCGAGGCCTTCCTTCTTGATCGCGCCGCCGACGTTGTCGATCGCCGACGTAAAGTTGTCGTCGACTTCGATGATGTTCAGCCCGCCGCCGGAGCGCACGTCGACCTCCTGCACCCAGCTGGAGAGGGCGACGCCGTTGGCGCCGTAGATACACATCGCGTCCACGCGACCCTCCTCGACGGCGCCAGCGATGTCGCTGGTGCCGACGTTGAGAATGTCGTTGTCCTCCCACAGGCCAGCCTCCCGGATGACCTCCTCAGTCAGCAGCCGCGTCCCGAAGCCGGGCTGGATCGGGTAGATCGTGTACCCGCCGTCCTGGAGGTCGGCCGTCGAGGTGATCCCCGACTCCTCGGTCGCGACCCAGTAGATCTCCAGGTTCGTGAACACGTAGCCCTGGTGAGGGAGGCTGTCGACGGGCTCGTCCGCGAACGGCCCCTCCTCGTTCAGCGCCTTCGAGAGGGAGTTGTTGTCGACACCCATCGACGAGATGTTGTCGCTGTCGTACTCGTAGAGGTTCGCCGTCCAGCCGTCCGTGACCTGCACCGAGATGTCCAAGATGTCGCTGTGCTGGCTCGCCGCGCGTGCCAGCGCCTGTCCGGCCTGCTGGGTGGAGCTCCCCGAGGACGTTCCCGCGATCGTGAGCTGATAGCTCTCGGACTCGCCGTCTCCGCCGGAATCGCCACCGGAATCGCCACCGGAGTCACCGCCGGAGTCGCCGCCGGAGTCGTCGCCGCCGCCGCCGGTACAGCCGGCGAGCGTGATTACGCCCATTGTTCCTGCGCCTGCCAGCACGTCACGTCTGTTTATGTCGTCACCAGACATGGGAATTGCTTAACGTACAGTATTGATAACGATGGTGGTTAGGGCATACCCGTCAATTTTTGCGAGGCGATCATGACATTTCGCGCCACATACGATCGAGAGTATATATGATAATCGATCATGTGGGTACCAGGTGATCCCACCAGCGACCCGCAAAACCGGGGTACTAATTCGTGACAGTCACTGGTCGCCAGCGACGATCACGGGTCGGTCACCGTCGATAATGACCCGCTGGGTGACGCTGCCGAACAGCGCCTTCCCGGCGGGTGAGCGCTTGCGCGCGGCCAACAAGATCGCGTCAACGTCGCGCTCGTCGGCTTCGGCGAGGACCTCTTGGGCGGCATCGCCCGTTCGTTCGGTTACCTCGACGGAGACGCCGAGATCGTCGATAGCGTCCCGGACCGTCGTGGCTGTGTCAGGGAGACCCTGTAAGTCGCCGATATCGTCGTTGATCGACTCGATCACCGACCGGCCCGCCTCGTCGGCAGGCGCGTCGACGGTCTCGTGAACGTGGAGGACCGTAACCTGAAGCTCGTCGCGCCCCGGCAGCGAACGGACCGTCTCGATCTGGTCGGCCGTTCGGTCCTCGTCGTCGTCGACAGCGAGCAGAACGTGGTACATGCGACCGACAGTTGAGCGGGGGTCGGTATATAATTTCGTCGCCCGCCACGAGCCCTCGGTGACGATGGACACCCGTTCCCGACCCCGATTAGGCGTCAGTCAGCCGCCGCGGCGACGGTGTCCGCTGGCGCGTCAGCCGTGATCACCCTGACGACGAATACCGCGCCCACCGTGACAACGGCCGCGAGCATGAGCCAGCCCGCCTGATAGCCGTACGTGTCCGCGAGGTAGCCGAACGCCGGCGGGGCGAACAGCGCGCCGCTAGTGAGCGCGAGCTGGCCGCCGCCGGTGGCGCCGCCCATCTCGTCGGCGGAGACGACGGTCGCCATACAGGAGTAGTACACCCCGGTGAAGCCCAACAGGAAGAACCCGAGCGCGACGAACGCGACGGTGGTGAGCGTCCGTCCGCCGACGACGCCGACCGCAACGAGCGAGAGCGCGCTCGCGATCGCCTGCGCGAGCAATATCCCGCCGATCCGACGAGTCGGATCGCCGGGCAGCGCGTCGCTGAGCCAGCCGGTGAGGACGCGGCCGACGCTCCCCGAAACCTGTACTGCAGCCAGCACGACGCCGCCGAACGCGACGGAAGCCCCGACGGAGTCGGTGACGTGGATCACGGTGTACCCAGTCGTCGTGAACAGGGCCGCACCGAGACAGAACCCGGCGGCGGTCAACGCGCGATACGGGGGGTTCGAACCGAGCTTTCGGAAGTCGGGGTAGCTCGCCTCCCCACCGGGTTCGGTGCCGCGGTAGGCGAACCAGAACAGGACCGCGACGACGGCCCCGGTTCCGGCGGCGACGTAGAACCCGGCTTCCCAGTAGAGAACGCCGGCGATGCCGGTAACGAGCAGGGCGCTGGCGCCGCTGCCGGCGGTGACGCCGACCTGTTTCACGCCCATGACGACGTTCTGCCGTCCGGGCGGCGTATTGTCGAACACGGCCTTGTTGGTCCCCGGCATCGCCGTTCCGTACAGCGACCCAAGGAGGAAGGCGCTCGCGAGCAACGCTGGAAACGACCACGCCTGCGTGACGAGGAACGCCCCCGTCGAGACGCCGATCAGGCCGACGGTGAGCATCCGTCGCTCGCCGTAGCGGTCGGTGAGCGCCCCGAGCGGGAGCAGGAACACCGCATACCCGAGCGTCACCGACGTGACGACGAGCCCGACGGCGGCGCCAGAGAGGTCGAACTCCGCGCGGAAGAAGGGCGTCGCGGCGAAGATCGCATAATAACAGACGCTCGCGGCGACCTGCCACGAGAGCACCAGCGAGACGATCCGATAGAGTCCCATCTGCTCGGTCGGTGCTCAGTCACCGGAGTAAAGCGCTCTGGTACCGGTCGGTTCGACGACCGCCCGATCAGCCGAGGGCGCGCCGGAGCGAAAGAGACTCGGGCCCTCCATCGAGTCGTGACTCATGGGACTGGACGACGACGCGCGCGAGTACCACCGTCGCGACCCGCCGGGGAAACTCGAGGTATCGACGACGAAGCCGACGAACACCCAACGCGACCTCTCGCTGGCGTACTCGCCGGGCGTGGCCGCGCCGTGTCGCGACATCGCCGACGCCGAGGACCGGGGCTACGAATACACAGCGAAGGGGAATCTGGTCGGCGTCGTCTCCGACGGCTCGGCCGTGCTCGGGCTCGGTGACATCGGTCCGCTCGCCTCCAAACCGGTCATGGAGGGAAAAGGCGTGCTGTTCAAGCGGTTCGCCGACATCGACGTGTTCGATCTCGAACTCGACGCATCGTCGCTGGACTCGTTTGTCGACCGGGTCGCCGCGATGGAGCCGACGTTCGGCGGTGTTAACTTGGAGGACATCGCTGCGCCTGCGTGCTTCGCGGCCGAAGACCGCCTCCGCGAGCGGATGGACGTGCCGGTCTTTCACGACGACCAACACGGCACTGCGATCATCACCGGCGCAGCGCTGCTCAACGCGGCCGACATCGTCGGCAAGGATATCTCTGATCTCGAAGTCGTCTTCTCCGGCGCGGGCGCGGCCGCCACCGCGACCGCGAAGTTCTACACCTCGCTGGGCGTTCCGGCCGGCCAGATCACGATGTGCGACATCGACGGCGTGATCACGCCCGAACGGGCCGCCGAGGCCGACCCCCACGCCCACGTCACGCAGTTCGCGACGCCAGCCGACGCCGCCGGCGGCACCGAACTCTCGGACGCGATCGAGGGGGCCGACGTGTTCGTCGGCCTGTCGGTCGGCGGGATCGTCAGCCGGGAGATGGTCCGTTCGATGGCAGACGACCCGGTCATCTTCGCGATGGCGAACCCCGACCCCGAGATCGCCTACGACGATGCGAAAGCGGCCCGTGAGGACACCGTCGTCGTCGCGACCGGTCGCTCGGACTATCCGAACCAGGTGAACAATGTGCTGTGTTTCCCGTTCGTGTT from Halobaculum halobium carries:
- a CDS encoding MFS transporter, producing the protein MGLYRIVSLVLSWQVAASVCYYAIFAATPFFRAEFDLSGAAVGLVVTSVTLGYAVFLLPLGALTDRYGERRMLTVGLIGVSTGAFLVTQAWSFPALLASAFLLGSLYGTAMPGTNKAVFDNTPPGRQNVVMGVKQVGVTAGSGASALLVTGIAGVLYWEAGFYVAAGTGAVVAVLFWFAYRGTEPGGEASYPDFRKLGSNPPYRALTAAGFCLGAALFTTTGYTVIHVTDSVGASVAFGGVVLAAVQVSGSVGRVLTGWLSDALPGDPTRRIGGILLAQAIASALSLVAVGVVGGRTLTTVAFVALGFFLLGFTGVYYSCMATVVSADEMGGATGGGQLALTSGALFAPPAFGYLADTYGYQAGWLMLAAVVTVGAVFVVRVITADAPADTVAAAAD
- a CDS encoding TAXI family TRAP transporter solute-binding subunit, translated to MAGAGTMGVITLAGCTGGGGDDSGGDSGGDSGGDSGGDSGGDGESESYQLTIAGTSSGSSTQQAGQALARAASQHSDILDISVQVTDGWTANLYEYDSDNISSMGVDNNSLSKALNEEGPFADEPVDSLPHQGYVFTNLEIYWVATEESGITSTADLQDGGYTIYPIQPGFGTRLLTEEVIREAGLWEDNDILNVGTSDIAGAVEEGRVDAMCIYGANGVALSSWVQEVDVRSGGGLNIIEVDDNFTSAIDNVGGAIKKEGLEPYGWEQDVTGITDTTTAWVLAGQWAFGPDVPAGATEEVARLANEHWEAIREADPTTLDHSDPETMTTAVLEDLPVHAGVADFFQANDVWDDSWTDGENAE
- a CDS encoding universal stress protein, whose translation is MYHVLLAVDDDEDRTADQIETVRSLPGRDELQVTVLHVHETVDAPADEAGRSVIESINDDIGDLQGLPDTATTVRDAIDDLGVSVEVTERTGDAAQEVLAEADERDVDAILLAARKRSPAGKALFGSVTQRVIIDGDRPVIVAGDQ